In the Leptotrichia sp. oral taxon 847 genome, one interval contains:
- the murJ gene encoding murein biosynthesis integral membrane protein MurJ: MFKSSFIVMIINMLSRILGLIREMIIGSVFGATGMTDAYVSATKIPNFFTTLFGEGSLGTVFIPIYNRGMAEKGKERTDDFVFSLLNLIVAFTSTLSIIMIFFSRPILKITTGFNDPQRFEAANILLKIVAFYFLFIALSGVVSSLLNNYKKFAVSASMGIVFNLTIIIGTLLLKNKMGIYGLGIAYLLSGVFQLVIMLPQFFQIMKKYKFILNLKDEYVKEMFVLMVPTLVGIFGYQINEIVDNRFATSLPAGTASALNYASRLYLLPIGVFAISLAVVIFPTLSKAVVKNDNRTVKRVIHQGLYMLSFLIVPSSVILFGYAKEIVTLVYKRGHFTDRAVTVTSETLQFYALGLLFFSTIHLLTRSHYVYKDRKLPVISSFTAIFINIILDALLYKQFQHKGLTFATSFSAMVNFIILYISLDKRYVKLRNLKYIAILGVTFVTSVISYWISSMLKFQNKFGIVINLVVFAAVYLIIWFILIYIFRKDLIKRFLGNRKW; this comes from the coding sequence ATGTTTAAATCTAGTTTTATAGTAATGATAATAAATATGTTAAGCCGAATTTTAGGACTTATAAGAGAAATGATTATCGGAAGTGTTTTTGGAGCAACAGGAATGACAGATGCCTATGTCAGTGCCACAAAAATTCCCAATTTTTTTACAACATTATTTGGAGAAGGTTCACTAGGAACAGTATTTATTCCTATTTATAATCGTGGAATGGCAGAAAAAGGAAAGGAAAGAACAGATGACTTTGTATTTTCACTTTTAAATTTAATAGTTGCATTTACATCAACACTTTCGATTATTATGATATTTTTTTCCAGACCAATTTTAAAAATAACGACAGGTTTTAACGACCCGCAAAGATTTGAAGCAGCAAATATATTGCTAAAAATAGTAGCTTTTTATTTTTTATTTATTGCGTTATCTGGAGTTGTATCTTCACTATTAAATAACTACAAAAAATTCGCAGTTTCGGCATCAATGGGAATTGTATTTAATTTGACAATTATAATAGGAACTTTGCTATTAAAAAATAAAATGGGAATTTATGGACTTGGAATAGCTTATTTACTTTCTGGAGTTTTTCAGTTAGTTATAATGTTGCCACAATTTTTTCAGATAATGAAAAAATATAAATTTATTTTAAACTTAAAAGATGAATATGTAAAAGAAATGTTTGTTTTAATGGTTCCTACATTAGTCGGAATCTTTGGATATCAAATAAATGAAATCGTGGACAATAGATTTGCAACTTCGTTACCTGCAGGAACTGCAAGTGCCTTAAATTATGCAAGTAGACTATATTTACTTCCTATTGGAGTTTTTGCAATTTCATTGGCAGTCGTAATTTTTCCGACACTCTCAAAAGCAGTTGTAAAAAATGACAATAGAACAGTAAAAAGAGTTATACATCAAGGATTATATATGTTGTCTTTTCTAATTGTCCCATCTAGTGTTATTTTATTTGGTTACGCTAAAGAGATTGTAACTCTGGTTTATAAAAGAGGACATTTTACTGACAGAGCTGTAACTGTTACTTCAGAAACTTTACAATTTTATGCTCTGGGACTTTTATTTTTCTCTACAATACATTTGCTTACGAGAAGTCATTATGTCTATAAGGATAGGAAATTACCAGTAATTTCATCATTTACAGCAATATTTATAAATATAATACTGGATGCGTTATTATACAAACAGTTTCAACATAAAGGACTGACATTTGCCACATCATTTTCTGCAATGGTAAACTTTATAATTTTATATATTTCGTTAGATAAAAGATATGTAAAATTAAGAAATTTAAAATATATCGCAATTTTAGGTGTAACATTTGTAACTTCAGTAATTTCATATTGGATTTCAAGTATGTTAAAATTTCAAAATAAATTTGGAATTGTAATAAATTTGGTGGTATTTGCAGCAGTATATTTAATTATCTGGTTCATTTTGATTTACATTTTCAGAAAAGATCTGATAAAAAGATTTTTAGGAAATAGAAAATGGTAA
- a CDS encoding PBECR3 domain-containing polyvalent protein, which translates to MIKEKLRYTKTGKRIEIYEFEAKLHQKVVMDKFQFENHILVKHPEITIDIIKEVLKNPDMVTKQSKSKKEHFYQKKIKNLNYFVVICQNPSIRKLRFVVTAFMTKDTNFLKEKNKYVRYKTK; encoded by the coding sequence ATGATAAAAGAAAAATTGAGATATACAAAGACAGGAAAAAGAATAGAAATCTATGAATTTGAAGCAAAGCTACACCAAAAGGTCGTGATGGACAAATTTCAGTTTGAGAATCATATTTTGGTAAAACATCCAGAAATAACGATTGATATAATAAAAGAAGTGCTTAAAAATCCCGATATGGTAACAAAACAGTCAAAATCAAAAAAAGAGCATTTTTATCAGAAAAAAATAAAAAATTTGAATTATTTTGTTGTAATTTGTCAAAATCCAAGCATAAGAAAATTAAGATTTGTCGTAACAGCTTTTATGACAAAAGATACAAATTTTTTAAAAGAGAAAAATAAATATGTGAGATATAAAACAAAATAA
- the mscL gene encoding large conductance mechanosensitive channel protein MscL: MFKEFKEFISKGNVLDLAVGVIIGGAFGKIVTSLVDDIIMPIVGLIIGGINFSGLSFKIGDATVKYGMFIQNIVNFLIIAFSIFLVIKAVNKMRRINPEKEEAPVEQKKSNEEILLTEIRDLLKNK; encoded by the coding sequence ATGTTTAAAGAATTTAAAGAGTTTATTTCAAAAGGAAATGTGTTAGACTTAGCAGTTGGTGTTATTATTGGAGGAGCTTTCGGGAAAATTGTAACTTCTTTAGTAGATGATATAATTATGCCAATTGTAGGACTTATCATAGGAGGAATTAATTTTTCAGGATTAAGTTTTAAAATAGGAGATGCGACTGTAAAATATGGAATGTTCATCCAAAACATCGTAAACTTTTTAATCATCGCATTTTCTATATTTTTAGTAATAAAAGCGGTAAATAAAATGAGAAGAATTAACCCTGAAAAAGAAGAAGCGCCAGTTGAACAAAAAAAATCTAATGAAGAAATTTTGTTAACTGAAATAAGAGATTTGTTGAAAAATAAATAA
- a CDS encoding hemagglutinin repeat-containing protein: MNENSSITYNNVNNITYQGTQAQGGTFIYNNVKNIRKEAVELHNSNSSRSSNFGISTGATIGYGYRTQITGNGGSVSANRSNQNTTETIYQNGNFQNVNEVHNNTGTMTLSGFNQEGGKVTGNIDKLVVESRQNTSTTTGSSSGIGIGISANGMPNSVNVNGSRTNGSRAFVDNQSSFIVGEGSNLHVGTVENTGAIIGKQSENGTTFKADKYIGHDIQNYDTMTTTGVSVGSSLGRSPRVTNIGFNQDDRDKQGITRNTVVGNVEIGEASGSPINKDVTKANEVTKDVQHSTNVNVESQTIEYATNPTKFKEDLEVAILEGKATGETVLKTIENLVNGGKEDIGDPERRSLNEIKEAVIRVKTAPEMNLIATGDLNSQEVLDTLKINGIEKFNPDDPDLPENVKERLDEVRKSGGEIEAFYDKTTNKIFINENVEDGETRALVAREWKISEDLKDGKGKANDEGQLKATVAGELAYDDMMKRAGEGKTGSISTGELSEAVMDVNSEVTSDNVLGWIGAQYKKVKKKVENSPTYKKIRKEIQKIQDNPIGYAKSLAEQGSNHAAHKWTVTKNNAKKFYNNVAGFITGENKNVTRSKNAKLDDANKRSENERNKRDKRSQNNFIAETKNKVAKKNRDKESKKAINSLKEQIKATRDPKKRKKLQDQLEIVEPHTFREGLKSAGKVLKDTVASAPFIPVVEKVGKVVLASPSLTVGGLFLLTSQNMGTNDQFPPHLKNLNNEKYSLKESEYIKNNYPYYYKDYEVSKKTTTKKNTFDKKKIDLEIAGKYSDKWKKEENARAIGEIAGGFLGGAVAKGISKTIVKKSENLNIGKLFEKVKTAPVVKNYYNVIGTTKEENFKIRNITSKYDDFYGYEYNAYTNPGPLAELNDHPHLNFYGGRYNSRVLTEDTIYYRAGDANNKYGRYFVETPPKSVIQVRMDTAVKPYWTNKRTGMWEKNDLGIDISGKSKIEKIYTVRVPAGTVIYEGPVAPQGGMYLGGMETNQIFLPDTRLPGIEFFEYVK; this comes from the coding sequence GTGAATGAAAATTCAAGTATAACTTACAACAATGTAAACAACATAACTTATCAGGGGACACAGGCACAAGGCGGAACATTTATCTACAACAATGTAAAAAATATTCGGAAGGAAGCAGTAGAACTTCATAATAGCAACAGTTCAAGAAGTTCAAATTTTGGAATAAGTACGGGAGCGACAATTGGATATGGCTACAGAACACAAATTACTGGAAATGGTGGAAGTGTTTCTGCAAATAGAAGTAATCAAAATACAACTGAAACTATTTATCAAAATGGTAATTTTCAAAATGTAAATGAAGTTCACAATAATACTGGTACAATGACACTTTCAGGATTTAATCAGGAAGGCGGAAAAGTTACAGGTAATATCGACAAGCTGGTTGTAGAAAGTAGACAGAACACAAGCACGACAACTGGAAGCAGTAGTGGAATAGGAATTGGAATAAGTGCGAATGGAATGCCAAATTCCGTAAATGTAAATGGAAGCAGAACAAATGGAAGTAGAGCATTTGTAGATAATCAAAGCAGCTTTATTGTTGGAGAGGGAAGTAATCTTCATGTTGGTACAGTTGAAAATACTGGAGCTATTATTGGAAAACAGAGTGAAAATGGTACTACATTTAAAGCTGATAAGTATATTGGCCACGATATTCAAAACTACGATACAATGACAACAACAGGAGTTTCAGTAGGGAGTTCATTAGGTAGATCTCCTAGAGTTACAAATATCGGATTTAATCAAGATGACAGGGATAAACAAGGAATTACTAGAAATACGGTAGTTGGAAATGTAGAAATAGGCGAAGCTTCTGGAAGTCCAATAAATAAGGATGTTACAAAAGCTAATGAAGTTACAAAAGATGTGCAGCATTCTACGAATGTTAATGTTGAGAGCCAGACTATTGAGTATGCTACTAATCCAACAAAATTTAAAGAAGATTTGGAAGTAGCAATACTTGAAGGAAAAGCGACAGGTGAAACAGTTTTAAAAACAATAGAAAATCTTGTAAATGGTGGAAAAGAAGACATCGGAGATCCTGAAAGAAGAAGCTTAAACGAAATCAAGGAAGCTGTAATAAGGGTTAAGACAGCACCTGAAATGAATTTGATAGCAACAGGAGATTTAAACTCGCAGGAAGTGCTGGATACTTTAAAAATAAATGGAATAGAAAAATTTAATCCTGATGATCCTGATTTGCCAGAAAATGTAAAGGAAAGACTTGATGAAGTAAGAAAAAGTGGTGGAGAAATCGAAGCATTTTATGATAAAACGACAAATAAAATATTTATCAATGAAAATGTGGAAGATGGCGAAACAAGAGCCTTGGTTGCAAGAGAATGGAAAATCTCTGAAGATTTAAAAGATGGAAAAGGAAAAGCAAATGATGAAGGTCAATTAAAAGCGACTGTTGCAGGGGAACTGGCTTATGATGATATGATGAAAAGGGCTGGGGAAGGTAAGACTGGAAGTATTAGTACAGGAGAGCTTAGTGAGGCTGTTATGGATGTTAATAGTGAGGTTACATCTGACAATGTATTAGGTTGGATAGGTGCTCAGTATAAAAAAGTAAAGAAAAAAGTAGAAAACTCTCCTACGTATAAGAAAATTAGAAAAGAAATACAGAAAATTCAAGATAATCCTATTGGTTATGCGAAAAGTTTAGCAGAGCAAGGAAGTAACCACGCTGCACATAAGTGGACGGTAACAAAAAATAATGCAAAAAAATTCTATAACAATGTAGCAGGATTTATTACAGGAGAAAATAAAAATGTAACTAGATCAAAAAATGCAAAACTGGATGACGCTAACAAAAGAAGTGAAAATGAAAGAAACAAAAGAGATAAACGATCACAAAATAATTTTATCGCCGAAACAAAAAATAAAGTAGCAAAAAAGAATAGAGATAAAGAAAGTAAGAAAGCTATAAATTCTTTAAAAGAACAAATTAAGGCGACAAGAGATCCTAAAAAGAGAAAAAAATTGCAGGATCAATTAGAAATTGTAGAGCCACATACTTTTCGAGAAGGATTAAAATCAGCTGGAAAAGTTTTAAAAGACACAGTTGCTTCAGCACCATTTATACCAGTTGTAGAAAAAGTAGGAAAAGTTGTATTAGCTAGTCCATCATTGACAGTAGGAGGTTTATTTCTTTTAACTTCACAAAATATGGGAACTAATGATCAATTTCCCCCCCACCTAAAAAACTTAAATAATGAAAAATATTCCTTGAAAGAAAGTGAATATATAAAAAATAATTATCCATATTATTATAAAGATTATGAAGTTTCAAAAAAGACAACAACTAAAAAAAATACTTTTGACAAGAAAAAAATTGATTTAGAAATTGCTGGAAAATACAGTGATAAATGGAAAAAAGAAGAAAATGCTAGGGCAATAGGTGAAATAGCAGGTGGATTTTTAGGCGGGGCAGTAGCAAAGGGCATTTCGAAAACTATTGTTAAAAAAAGTGAAAATCTTAATATAGGAAAATTATTTGAAAAAGTCAAAACTGCACCTGTGGTCAAGAATTATTATAATGTTATAGGGACGACTAAAGAAGAAAATTTTAAAATCAGAAATATAACGTCTAAATATGACGATTTCTACGGATATGAATACAATGCCTATACAAATCCAGGACCATTAGCAGAATTAAATGATCATCCCCATTTGAATTTTTATGGTGGTCGATATAACAGCAGAGTTTTGACAGAAGATACGATTTATTATAGGGCTGGAGATGCTAATAACAAATATGGAAGATATTTTGTCGAAACTCCACCAAAATCAGTAATTCAAGTAAGAATGGATACAGCAGTTAAGCCTTATTGGACTAATAAACGAACTGGAATGTGGGAAAAAAATGATTTAGGAATAGATATATCAGGAAAATCAAAAATAGAGAAGATATATACAGTTAGAGTGCCAGCAGGAACGGTTATATATGAAGGTCCAGTTGCACCACAAGGTGGAATGTATTTAGGAGGAATGGAAACAAATCAGATATTTTTACCTGATACTAGACTGCCAGGAATTGAATTTTTTGAATATGTTAAATAG
- a CDS encoding Imm49 family immunity protein: MKNILAGEKKYKKGYIKVSHEYLDEEAEKRRLEYISNKKGDQFGCMWTFSSDYCGISSKNLLIEKNIEKHRLNCYIGGKLRILSTGRSSMLVTHPTQMFEMFMSNNPDFITFFKNNIDMIMPDDYDSKKNKYGYLKNDYGTFFLIRVILHAIRGDFEEVKKRCTVYLKNPLKDSYYKYGELHYEFLGALADKDIDGMKKAIDGMMEQKVARKFSNDNNPNYEFYLHVYVIIYAKIALYHGIDLEIDNEVAPKELIDITPLEKYEDPYDFMKDFDLATVTPKEWKEWKNSWNLNL; the protein is encoded by the coding sequence ATGAAAAACATATTAGCAGGAGAGAAAAAATACAAAAAAGGGTACATAAAAGTTAGTCATGAATATTTAGATGAAGAGGCTGAAAAAAGAAGATTAGAATATATATCAAATAAAAAAGGGGATCAGTTTGGATGTATGTGGACTTTTTCTAGTGATTATTGTGGTATATCATCTAAAAATTTATTAATAGAGAAAAATATTGAAAAACATAGATTAAATTGCTATATAGGTGGGAAACTAAGAATACTCTCTACAGGTAGATCAAGTATGCTTGTTACTCACCCAACTCAAATGTTTGAAATGTTTATGTCTAATAATCCAGATTTTATAACATTTTTCAAAAATAATATTGATATGATAATGCCTGATGATTATGATAGTAAAAAAAATAAATATGGTTATTTAAAAAATGATTATGGAACATTTTTCTTAATTCGTGTAATTCTTCATGCAATAAGAGGAGATTTTGAAGAAGTCAAAAAAAGATGTACTGTATATTTGAAAAATCCATTGAAAGACAGTTATTATAAATATGGGGAACTGCACTATGAATTTTTAGGTGCTTTGGCAGATAAAGATATTGATGGAATGAAAAAAGCGATAGACGGGATGATGGAACAAAAAGTGGCAAGAAAATTTTCAAATGATAATAATCCAAACTATGAATTTTACTTGCATGTATATGTCATAATATACGCCAAAATAGCATTATATCACGGAATAGACTTGGAAATTGACAATGAAGTAGCACCAAAAGAATTAATAGACATAACTCCGCTTGAAAAATATGAAGATCCGTATGATTTTATGAAAGATTTTGATTTGGCAACAGTAACACCGAAAGAATGGAAAGAATGGAAAAATAGCTGGAATTTGAATTTATAA